In Trichocoleus desertorum NBK24, the following are encoded in one genomic region:
- a CDS encoding DNA topoisomerase IB → MQLQRQRSKRSRRQKFLAALITDPVKSAQAAGLRYVNDNVPGIQRQARGKGFIYIDAEGQKIRDRAEIQRIESLAIPPAYQEVWICPDANGHIQATGRDAKGRKQYRYHSLWRQVRDQTKFTRMIAFSDALPMIRERVDHDLGLRGLPCQKVLATVVRLLETTCIRVGNETYARTNRSFGLTTMRCRHVDVSGTTLRFKFRGKSGVDHDIQVSDRRLARIIKRCQEIPGYELFQYLDDEGQRQCIDSGAVNTYLHEVTQQDFTAKDFRTWSGTVMAALELAEIGPFSSQTQAKKNINQAIKNVAAHLGNRPATCRKYYVHPAILDAYLDGSLEPTLEKVMRQPATESPYALKPEEMAIVAILEQQLEAQQLAAS, encoded by the coding sequence ATGCAACTGCAACGTCAGCGTTCCAAGCGATCGCGTCGGCAAAAATTTTTAGCCGCGCTGATCACCGATCCAGTCAAATCAGCTCAAGCGGCTGGGTTACGCTACGTGAATGACAACGTGCCTGGGATTCAGCGTCAAGCTAGGGGGAAGGGCTTTATCTACATTGATGCAGAAGGGCAAAAAATTCGCGATCGAGCTGAGATTCAAAGAATTGAGTCCTTAGCGATTCCGCCTGCTTATCAAGAGGTTTGGATTTGTCCCGATGCGAATGGTCACATTCAAGCAACTGGGCGGGATGCGAAGGGGCGCAAACAGTATCGCTATCATTCGTTGTGGCGGCAGGTGCGAGATCAAACCAAATTTACCCGGATGATCGCCTTTAGTGATGCTCTGCCGATGATTCGTGAGCGTGTGGATCATGACCTCGGTTTACGCGGTTTGCCTTGCCAGAAGGTACTGGCGACAGTTGTACGACTTTTAGAAACCACCTGCATCCGGGTGGGGAACGAAACTTACGCCCGGACGAATCGATCGTTTGGCCTGACAACCATGCGCTGTCGGCATGTTGATGTTTCTGGCACCACGCTCCGATTCAAGTTTCGGGGGAAGAGTGGAGTGGATCATGACATTCAAGTCAGCGATCGCCGCCTAGCTCGCATCATTAAGCGTTGCCAAGAAATTCCAGGCTATGAGTTGTTTCAATATCTCGATGATGAAGGTCAACGCCAGTGTATTGATTCGGGTGCTGTTAATACTTACTTGCACGAAGTCACCCAGCAAGACTTTACTGCCAAAGACTTCCGCACCTGGTCAGGCACAGTCATGGCGGCTTTGGAGCTAGCAGAAATTGGCCCTTTTTCGTCACAGACCCAAGCGAAGAAAAACATCAATCAGGCGATCAAAAACGTGGCGGCTCATTTAGGCAACCGACCTGCAACTTGCCGCAAGTACTATGTTCACCCTGCTATTCTCGATGCCTATCTAGACGGTTCTCTAGAGCCAACGTTAGAGAAGGTTATGCGACAACCTGCGACCGAATCTCCTTATGCCTTGAAGCCCGAAGAAATGGCTATTGTGGCGATTTTGGAGCAGCAGCTCGAAGCCCAGCAACTCGCCGCTAGCTAG
- a CDS encoding cation transporter, translated as MAIKLNVPTISGPDSVEDIKRTIKTTEPDAKVEVDVEAKTVTVETDASDETIKQLISATGHKIA; from the coding sequence ATGGCGATCAAACTCAATGTCCCAACTATTTCCGGCCCTGATTCTGTTGAGGACATCAAGAGAACCATCAAAACAACTGAGCCTGATGCCAAAGTTGAAGTAGATGTAGAAGCAAAGACAGTCACCGTAGAAACTGATGCATCAGACGAAACCATTAAGCAGTTGATTTCTGCGACAGGTCACAAAATCGCGTAA
- a CDS encoding DNA-directed RNA polymerase subunit alpha C-terminal domain-containing protein translates to MDSLPQIPIEELQLSMQAYGFLKRTQIHAIADLENYTQEDLRILDPTAADEVIEALQSRLGITLSNTFDTDDQIV, encoded by the coding sequence ATGGATTCTCTCCCTCAAATTCCGATTGAAGAATTACAGCTTTCAATGCAAGCTTACGGTTTTTTGAAGCGAACTCAAATTCATGCGATCGCTGATTTAGAGAACTACACTCAAGAAGACTTAAGAATTTTAGACCCTACAGCGGCAGACGAAGTAATCGAAGCACTACAGAGCCGCTTAGGAATCACGTTATCTAATACTTTCGATACGGATGATCAAATAGTTTGA
- a CDS encoding diguanylate cyclase domain-containing protein: protein MVVQQLIQQGLLLQQITNPLNGSLDLQEIFNTIVRQVHNFLQVDRVKLYCFEADCSGTVIAESVQLERLPSLLGLHFPASDIPPRARELFINARQRVIVDVASKRKVLNSSGIGGQDDIRYAPVDPCHIQYLLSMGVLSSLSVPIFHQQQFWGLLAIHHSESRHFSEHELQTVQLWASQVSVALSQIALIAKAQQQAQREALVHHISQFFSAVQASAELWPMILQESVAALKADGGRLYITADATGTPAQIYTCGLQPQSDRLEEAPEWQQFIQAASPQTQLSEGELQACVLQDKTDCDATPAMESQAAPHIILQAIADLRLPALTAAFADSAIQSMMVVPLQSQDQVVGYLTCFRQAQTIEISWAGQQPPDPRRQRPRESFAAWLETRQEVPAWNPEEIRLAQQLGLQLYMAIVQQWVKQMVEHQASHDVLTQLPNWLLFKKQLSLTLIRTLQQGEVVAVGILDLDRFKSVNETLGHAAGDYLLQQITSRLQEGLKHFGGTKTRLSFLSRWHGDGFALLLPQANGIAEANEASHQLLETFKTPFYVQGQEVYLSASLGIALAPYDGESVEILIQHAEVAMHQAKSCGKNQYQIYSPSMSAGSFTRLFLEADLHRALERDEFLLYYQPQVDLATGYVVGLEALIRWQHPRLGLVAPDQFIPLAEETGLIRPIGEWVLRTACQQHHVWQLAGIPPIRIAVNLSAQQFQQPGLSTTIAQILQAAEMEAGYLELEITENTAIQDYNQTLATLRQLSQAGIRIAIDDFGMGYSSLNTLRQLPIHTLKIDKSFIRDALSDASGAAIVKAITALGKGLNLPVIAEGVETKEQLEFLRAIQCERIQGYLISQPLPSDAMTHWLLERPIASPKYRQPSPSHRIHYQPISHAAALPSGTEITTTGETATEKIATEKTGTQAIATAPVVGMASVATAPVATDSVVEERRELTKKILEYEQLKQELKQQTQHEHLVAEIAQRIRQSLDLQEILSTTVNEIRQFFQTDRVILYRFRPDWSGDVVQESVAADCLSIMGFAIDDPCFRENYVKYYRQGRVRAIADVQNAGLGDCHKALLTNYEVKANLVVPVMYRDQLWGLLIAHHCRETRQWRQYEISLMSQLATQAAIAINQGELYQQLESANRELQELSGCDGLTKIANRYRFDSYLNQEWRRLKRQRTPLALILCDIDEFKLYNDTYGHQAGDRCLQQVAQAIRASVQRPADLVARYGGEEFAIILPETSLESAYQVAEKVRLQVRALGIPHAHAIYQCITLSLGVASLIPSNERSDAGLIAVADEALYRAKATGRDRAICMNPYLP, encoded by the coding sequence ATGGTAGTTCAACAGTTAATTCAACAGGGCTTGTTGTTGCAGCAGATTACCAATCCTTTGAATGGCTCTCTGGATCTCCAAGAGATATTCAACACCATTGTGCGGCAAGTTCACAACTTTTTACAGGTTGACCGAGTCAAACTTTATTGTTTTGAGGCGGATTGCAGCGGCACAGTCATTGCTGAATCCGTGCAGTTAGAGCGTCTCCCTTCCCTTTTAGGGCTACACTTTCCCGCTAGTGATATTCCGCCCCGCGCCAGAGAACTGTTTATCAACGCCCGTCAGCGGGTAATTGTAGATGTTGCTTCCAAACGCAAAGTATTGAACTCAAGCGGAATTGGCGGTCAGGATGATATCCGTTATGCCCCAGTTGACCCTTGCCATATTCAATACTTGCTGTCGATGGGTGTGCTGTCCTCCCTCAGCGTCCCTATTTTTCACCAGCAGCAGTTCTGGGGACTCTTAGCCATTCATCACAGTGAATCCCGCCACTTTTCTGAGCATGAACTCCAGACTGTGCAACTGTGGGCCAGTCAAGTATCGGTGGCACTCAGCCAAATAGCCCTAATTGCTAAAGCGCAACAGCAGGCTCAGCGAGAAGCTCTGGTCCATCACATCAGCCAATTCTTTAGTGCTGTGCAAGCTTCAGCCGAGCTTTGGCCCATGATTTTGCAAGAGAGTGTTGCCGCTCTCAAGGCTGATGGCGGCAGGCTGTATATCACGGCTGATGCCACAGGTACTCCTGCCCAGATTTATACTTGTGGTCTCCAACCCCAGAGCGATCGCTTAGAGGAAGCACCCGAATGGCAGCAGTTTATTCAAGCAGCTTCTCCTCAAACCCAGCTTTCTGAAGGAGAACTGCAAGCTTGTGTACTCCAAGACAAGACTGACTGTGATGCAACTCCAGCAATGGAGTCTCAGGCGGCTCCTCATATTATTCTCCAAGCCATCGCAGACCTTCGGCTCCCAGCATTGACAGCGGCATTTGCAGATTCAGCCATTCAATCCATGATGGTAGTACCGCTCCAATCGCAAGACCAGGTGGTGGGTTATCTCACTTGCTTTCGACAGGCGCAAACCATAGAAATCTCTTGGGCTGGTCAACAACCGCCTGATCCTCGCCGTCAAAGACCTAGAGAATCTTTTGCAGCTTGGTTGGAAACTCGGCAAGAAGTACCCGCCTGGAACCCAGAAGAAATTCGTCTGGCTCAGCAGTTGGGTCTACAACTTTATATGGCGATCGTGCAGCAATGGGTAAAACAGATGGTGGAGCACCAAGCTTCCCATGATGTGTTGACTCAGTTGCCCAATTGGTTGCTGTTCAAAAAACAGTTATCCCTCACCTTAATTCGGACTTTGCAACAAGGCGAGGTGGTGGCTGTTGGCATCTTAGATCTCGATCGCTTTAAAAGCGTCAATGAAACCCTCGGACATGCCGCAGGGGATTACTTATTGCAGCAGATCACCTCACGACTGCAAGAGGGGTTAAAGCACTTTGGTGGCACCAAAACTAGGCTCTCCTTTTTAAGCCGCTGGCATGGAGATGGATTCGCTTTATTACTCCCACAAGCCAATGGCATTGCCGAAGCCAATGAAGCCAGCCATCAGCTTTTGGAAACCTTCAAAACACCCTTTTATGTGCAAGGGCAAGAAGTCTATCTGTCTGCCAGCTTAGGAATTGCCTTGGCACCCTACGACGGTGAATCCGTAGAGATTTTGATCCAACATGCCGAAGTAGCCATGCACCAAGCTAAAAGCTGCGGCAAAAACCAATATCAGATCTACTCACCGTCTATGAGTGCAGGGAGCTTTACCCGTTTATTTTTAGAAGCGGATCTCCACAGAGCCTTAGAACGAGATGAGTTTCTGCTCTATTACCAGCCTCAAGTGGATCTCGCCACAGGCTATGTCGTTGGCTTGGAGGCGCTGATCCGGTGGCAACACCCTCGGTTGGGCTTGGTTGCACCAGATCAGTTTATTCCTCTCGCCGAGGAGACAGGATTGATCAGGCCAATTGGAGAATGGGTTCTCCGAACCGCTTGCCAACAACATCATGTCTGGCAGTTAGCGGGCATTCCGCCGATTCGAATTGCCGTAAATCTCTCGGCTCAGCAATTTCAGCAGCCTGGCTTGAGTACAACGATCGCCCAAATCTTGCAAGCAGCAGAGATGGAAGCAGGTTATCTTGAGCTAGAGATTACTGAGAACACAGCGATCCAAGACTATAACCAAACTTTGGCTACGTTGCGGCAATTGAGCCAAGCGGGGATTCGCATCGCCATTGATGATTTTGGCATGGGATACTCTTCTCTCAATACGCTCCGACAGCTACCGATTCATACGCTTAAGATTGATAAGTCTTTTATCCGGGATGCGCTCAGTGATGCCAGCGGAGCAGCGATCGTCAAAGCCATTACAGCTCTTGGCAAAGGGTTGAATTTGCCAGTGATTGCAGAAGGAGTAGAAACAAAGGAGCAATTAGAGTTTCTGAGAGCAATTCAATGCGAACGCATCCAGGGATATTTGATTAGCCAGCCCTTGCCTAGCGATGCCATGACGCACTGGTTGCTAGAACGTCCGATCGCATCCCCTAAATATCGACAACCCTCCCCTAGCCATCGGATTCATTACCAACCGATTAGCCATGCCGCTGCCCTGCCATCGGGGACAGAGATAACTACCACGGGAGAGACTGCTACGGAAAAGATTGCTACGGAAAAGACTGGCACCCAAGCGATCGCCACGGCCCCAGTAGTCGGCATGGCCTCAGTCGCCACGGCCCCAGTCGCCACAGACTCAGTGGTAGAAGAACGCCGAGAACTGACCAAGAAAATTTTGGAGTATGAGCAGCTAAAGCAGGAGTTGAAGCAGCAAACTCAACATGAGCATTTGGTCGCAGAAATTGCGCAGAGGATTCGGCAGTCTCTGGATCTACAAGAAATTTTGAGCACTACAGTCAATGAGATTCGGCAGTTTTTCCAGACCGATCGCGTCATTCTCTATCGCTTTAGACCCGACTGGAGCGGAGACGTGGTGCAAGAGTCGGTAGCAGCCGATTGCTTATCGATTATGGGATTTGCGATTGATGATCCTTGCTTCCGCGAAAACTATGTCAAGTACTATCGCCAAGGCCGTGTGCGGGCGATCGCCGATGTGCAAAATGCGGGCTTAGGTGATTGTCACAAGGCGTTGCTGACCAACTACGAAGTCAAAGCGAACTTAGTCGTTCCCGTGATGTATCGAGACCAATTGTGGGGTCTGTTGATTGCACATCACTGTCGGGAAACTCGGCAATGGCGACAGTATGAAATCAGTTTGATGAGTCAATTGGCGACCCAAGCTGCGATCGCGATTAACCAAGGTGAACTGTATCAGCAACTAGAATCGGCTAATCGAGAGCTGCAAGAGCTTTCTGGCTGTGATGGCTTAACTAAAATAGCCAATCGCTATCGATTTGACTCCTATCTCAATCAGGAGTGGCGTAGACTCAAGCGACAGCGAACGCCGCTAGCTTTGATCTTGTGCGATATCGATGAATTCAAGCTCTACAACGATACCTACGGGCATCAAGCAGGCGATCGCTGTTTACAGCAAGTAGCCCAGGCCATTCGTGCCTCAGTGCAACGTCCGGCGGATTTAGTAGCTCGTTACGGGGGAGAAGAGTTTGCCATCATTCTGCCAGAAACTTCTTTGGAATCAGCCTATCAAGTGGCGGAAAAAGTGCGTCTCCAGGTTCGAGCGTTAGGCATTCCTCACGCACATGCGATTTATCAGTGCATCACCCTGAGCTTAGGAGTGGCTAGCCTCATTCCTAGCAATGAGCGATCGGATGCAGGATTAATTGCAGTCGCTGATGAAGCCCTGTATCGAGCCAAAGCTACCGGACGCGATCGCGCTATCTGCATGAACCCCTATCTACCATAA
- a CDS encoding LysR substrate-binding domain-containing protein, whose protein sequence is MIMRLEQLQAFLAVAETTSFQQAARRCGVTQSTISRQIQALEADLGLLLFHRTAQARLTLGGERLLPRARKICQEWELAANELADLMAGKQPELCIAAIHSVCAHYLPPVLQRFCQDYPDMQLRVTSLGSDRALKVLKDGLVDLAIVMNNRLLTTGPEVVVDPLYDESIEILMGADHPLTEYERVPWAELVRYPQVVFKDGYGMQRLVQEQFQRQGATLNAALELNTLDAFRGIVRQGKLIALLPKAAIFDAHIDPTLAIRPTDEPMLIRQVVLVTTRDRLQIPPIQRFRELVYQLIRDHIAGIPDSTLGLGSTGSLQAV, encoded by the coding sequence ATGATTATGCGTCTGGAGCAGTTGCAAGCTTTTTTGGCCGTGGCTGAGACGACTAGTTTTCAGCAAGCTGCCCGTCGATGTGGAGTCACCCAATCTACCATCAGTCGCCAAATTCAGGCGTTAGAAGCCGACTTGGGCTTGTTGCTGTTTCACCGTACCGCTCAGGCGCGTCTCACCTTAGGGGGCGAGCGATTGCTGCCACGGGCACGCAAAATTTGTCAAGAATGGGAATTGGCGGCCAATGAACTAGCCGATTTAATGGCGGGAAAACAACCAGAACTTTGCATTGCTGCGATTCATTCAGTTTGTGCCCATTACTTGCCCCCGGTTTTACAACGGTTTTGCCAGGACTACCCAGACATGCAGCTACGGGTAACTTCTCTAGGTAGTGATCGCGCCCTCAAAGTCTTGAAAGATGGCTTGGTAGACTTGGCGATTGTGATGAACAACCGTTTGCTGACGACGGGGCCAGAAGTTGTGGTTGATCCGCTTTATGATGAGTCGATTGAAATTTTGATGGGCGCAGATCACCCTCTAACCGAATATGAGCGGGTGCCTTGGGCAGAGTTGGTGCGTTATCCCCAAGTGGTATTTAAAGACGGCTATGGCATGCAGCGGTTGGTACAAGAGCAGTTCCAGCGCCAAGGAGCCACCTTAAATGCGGCTTTAGAATTAAATACCTTGGATGCGTTTCGGGGAATTGTACGCCAAGGAAAATTAATTGCTCTGTTGCCCAAAGCAGCCATCTTTGATGCTCACATTGACCCAACTTTAGCGATCCGACCGACTGACGAACCAATGCTAATCCGGCAGGTGGTCTTAGTCACCACCCGCGATCGCTTGCAAATTCCTCCCATCCAGCGATTTCGTGAGTTAGTTTATCAACTAATTCGTGATCACATTGCAGGAATTCCTGACAGCACACTAGGACTGGGTTCCACAGGTTCGCTGCAAGCTGTATGA